Proteins found in one Geomonas subterranea genomic segment:
- a CDS encoding energy transducer TonB — translation MQDALDPLEEEEYPTSLNKQLLTGLAVSLALHLVCAALLLGIPGGGEPARPAVTYVDLNTIPAPVPAAPAVKPQPEPDPEPEQPQEEAEPLPPTPPQQQAQAAQPAAPVPQPAQPQTAMEERSRTTFGMGLTKGYFKPLSDGETLRPEIKEYYIRLLQGVNEKWWLEQKDQKVAPIVVNVTITRSGEIIGSTILESSGNIVYDRAVQRTLEAAGPLPPVPANFIGDFFQAPIRLVPPLNLLSW, via the coding sequence ATGCAAGACGCGTTAGATCCGCTCGAGGAAGAGGAATACCCTACCAGCCTCAATAAGCAGCTGCTCACCGGGCTCGCGGTCTCGCTCGCTTTGCACCTGGTCTGCGCCGCGCTCCTTCTCGGCATCCCCGGCGGAGGCGAGCCCGCCCGCCCGGCCGTGACCTACGTCGACCTCAACACCATCCCCGCACCCGTCCCGGCCGCTCCCGCAGTCAAGCCCCAGCCCGAGCCGGACCCCGAGCCGGAACAGCCCCAGGAAGAGGCGGAGCCGCTCCCGCCGACCCCGCCACAGCAGCAGGCACAGGCCGCGCAGCCCGCGGCTCCGGTACCGCAACCCGCGCAGCCCCAGACCGCCATGGAGGAAAGGTCACGCACCACCTTCGGGATGGGGCTCACCAAAGGGTACTTCAAGCCTCTCAGCGACGGCGAGACGCTCCGTCCGGAGATCAAGGAGTATTACATTCGGCTGCTGCAGGGGGTGAACGAGAAGTGGTGGTTGGAACAGAAGGATCAGAAGGTGGCGCCGATCGTGGTCAACGTCACCATAACCCGCAGCGGCGAGATCATCGGCAGCACCATTTTGGAAAGTTCGGGCAACATCGTCTACGACCGGGCCGTTCAGAGAACGCTGGAGGCGGCAGGTCCGCTCCCCCCGGTACCCGCCAACTTCATCGGCGACTTCTTCCAGGCGCCGATACGCCTGGTCCCGCCGCTCAACCTCCTCTCCTGGTAG
- a CDS encoding tetratricopeptide repeat protein, with translation MASKKDKILESAQRFVLKGQIDKAIKDYQQVVAMEPGDIRPRQRLAELLVRDNRKDEAIQQYEDIGKHYADNCYFLKAIAIYKQIQRLNPGNPATALTIAHLNHQQGLIGNALAEYAQVAALYEKEGDLKEALKVVEKMLGVDAEHVATRMKHAELLYSTGSADQSRQAFAELAGTLRGRGLQQDAASVDARARELFPEEDTLQPAPYFDGKELSADGFGGGEEVPGVQGPAAAPWESPIEEPVLPDWDAPGGELPDPFAAPAATSQPEPAPAAGTASPATYEAPAPWDTEQNEDEAEGSIAWEEEIELDLDDDMFDAAPAPEPAQGGELPAAFPEPAPAPSANVELPLDFSLELNFDEVGEELDGGEPEETAPVVELDLDQGGELELTLPEQEAPFGDFSWGEQEGAEPQQEPDEQEPAQLADYEEAELELEPEPETELELELEPESELELEPEPELELEPEAELEPAPEPAAPDAAEPVQVRGWEEIFPEAAGSGADFDIEELESHYDLGIGYKEMGMYAGAIKEFQIAAANPQRRFDCMTLQAICYRDKGEAAQAEELLRRGLDLTVITRDERTCLNYELAVLAEGRGAVDEAIGLYREVIRANPGYQDASDRLSALSGEEVPDIIDLELEEGS, from the coding sequence TTGGCTTCCAAAAAAGACAAAATTCTCGAGAGTGCCCAGCGCTTCGTGCTGAAGGGGCAGATCGACAAGGCGATCAAGGACTACCAGCAGGTGGTTGCCATGGAGCCTGGGGACATCAGGCCCCGCCAGCGTCTGGCCGAGCTCCTGGTGCGCGACAACCGCAAGGATGAGGCGATCCAGCAGTACGAGGATATCGGCAAGCACTACGCCGACAACTGCTACTTCCTCAAGGCCATCGCCATCTACAAGCAGATCCAGCGCCTGAACCCCGGCAATCCCGCCACCGCGCTCACTATCGCGCATCTGAACCACCAGCAGGGGCTGATCGGCAACGCCCTGGCGGAATACGCACAGGTGGCGGCGCTTTACGAGAAGGAAGGTGACCTGAAAGAGGCGCTCAAGGTGGTGGAGAAGATGCTGGGCGTCGATGCCGAGCATGTCGCCACCAGGATGAAGCACGCGGAACTGCTGTATTCGACCGGGTCGGCGGACCAGTCCCGCCAGGCTTTCGCCGAGCTGGCCGGCACCCTGCGTGGGCGCGGCCTGCAGCAGGATGCCGCGTCGGTGGACGCGCGCGCCCGGGAACTCTTCCCGGAAGAGGACACGCTGCAGCCGGCACCGTACTTTGACGGTAAGGAACTCTCCGCAGACGGTTTCGGGGGGGGGGAGGAGGTGCCCGGCGTGCAGGGACCAGCCGCCGCCCCGTGGGAGTCACCCATCGAGGAGCCGGTCCTCCCTGACTGGGACGCTCCGGGGGGTGAACTTCCCGACCCCTTCGCGGCGCCTGCCGCGACGTCGCAACCCGAACCCGCACCTGCCGCCGGGACGGCATCCCCGGCCACCTACGAGGCTCCTGCGCCTTGGGACACGGAGCAAAACGAAGATGAGGCTGAAGGCTCTATAGCCTGGGAAGAGGAGATCGAACTCGATCTCGACGACGACATGTTCGATGCGGCGCCGGCTCCCGAACCGGCACAGGGAGGCGAACTGCCCGCGGCCTTTCCCGAACCGGCCCCCGCCCCGTCCGCGAACGTGGAACTTCCGCTTGATTTCTCGCTGGAACTGAACTTTGACGAGGTGGGTGAGGAACTGGATGGGGGCGAGCCGGAGGAGACCGCTCCGGTGGTTGAGCTCGACCTTGACCAGGGGGGGGAGCTGGAGTTGACCCTGCCTGAACAGGAAGCGCCCTTCGGCGATTTTTCCTGGGGCGAACAAGAGGGCGCGGAGCCGCAGCAAGAGCCCGATGAACAGGAGCCTGCTCAGCTGGCTGACTACGAGGAGGCCGAGCTCGAACTCGAACCGGAACCGGAGACGGAGCTGGAGTTGGAACTGGAGCCTGAGTCAGAGCTGGAGCTGGAGCCGGAGCCGGAGTTAGAGCTTGAGCCGGAGGCGGAGCTGGAACCGGCGCCCGAACCGGCAGCACCCGACGCTGCGGAGCCCGTCCAGGTGCGGGGCTGGGAGGAAATCTTCCCCGAAGCGGCGGGAAGCGGCGCCGACTTCGACATCGAGGAACTGGAGTCACATTACGACCTGGGGATCGGCTACAAGGAGATGGGGATGTACGCCGGTGCCATCAAGGAGTTCCAGATCGCCGCGGCCAACCCGCAGCGCCGTTTCGACTGCATGACCCTGCAGGCCATCTGCTATCGCGACAAGGGGGAGGCGGCCCAGGCCGAGGAACTCCTGCGGCGCGGCCTCGACCTGACCGTCATAACCAGGGACGAGCGCACCTGTCTCAACTACGAGCTGGCCGTACTCGCGGAGGGACGCGGCGCGGTGGATGAGGCGATCGGGTTGTACCGTGAGGTGATACGCGCCAATCCCGGCTATCAGGACGCCTCGGACAGGCTTTCCGCCCTTTCCGGCGAAGAGGTCCCGGACATCATCGACCTGGAGCTGGAAGAGGGGAGCTGA